A single Silvibacterium dinghuense DNA region contains:
- a CDS encoding DNA-formamidopyrimidine glycosylase, which translates to MPELPEVETVANGVHERIRGERIEGTWFSGHREPFKASPQAMAEALAGRRVARVYRVGKHIVMDLAVDGAARHTGDGTPSPARIDVQWIVHLGMTGRLLVSAASVPVPAHTHAVLQLSSGRELRFVDARRFGRLDLRQLDENQGPGGQGFAGPGHEPLTIGAEDFARLFHGRRLSIKAALLNQKLLHGVGNIYADESLFHAGIRPTRMAGRLTRAQLEALRMALQEVLRHAISLGGSSVSDYVDADGVAGFFQLEHRVYMRTGEPCRVCKTAIKRTIEAGRGTHYCPHCQK; encoded by the coding sequence ATGCCGGAATTACCTGAAGTTGAAACCGTCGCCAACGGAGTGCACGAGAGGATTCGCGGCGAGCGCATCGAAGGAACATGGTTCAGCGGGCATCGCGAGCCCTTCAAGGCCAGCCCGCAGGCCATGGCCGAGGCGCTCGCCGGCCGGCGCGTTGCGCGCGTGTACCGGGTGGGCAAGCACATCGTGATGGACCTTGCGGTCGATGGTGCAGCGAGGCACACCGGGGACGGCACACCTTCTCCTGCTCGAATCGACGTCCAGTGGATCGTGCACCTGGGCATGACCGGACGGCTGCTGGTATCGGCCGCGAGCGTGCCCGTACCGGCGCATACGCATGCCGTGCTGCAATTGAGCTCGGGGCGGGAGCTGCGCTTTGTGGATGCGCGGCGCTTCGGGCGGCTGGACCTTCGGCAGCTCGATGAGAACCAGGGCCCGGGAGGCCAGGGCTTTGCGGGACCAGGCCATGAGCCCCTGACCATCGGCGCGGAAGATTTTGCGCGGCTCTTCCACGGACGGCGTCTTTCCATCAAGGCAGCACTGCTGAACCAGAAGCTGCTGCACGGGGTGGGCAACATCTATGCGGACGAGAGCCTGTTCCATGCCGGCATCCGGCCGACGCGGATGGCGGGGCGGCTGACACGGGCACAACTGGAGGCGCTGCGGATGGCGCTGCAGGAGGTACTGCGGCATGCGATTTCGCTGGGCGGCTCTTCGGTCTCCGATTATGTGGACGCGGACGGGGTCGCGGGCTTCTTCCAGCTCGAGCACCGGGTCTACATGCGGACCGGCGAACCATGCCGGGTGTGCAAGACGGCGATTAAGCGAACGATCGAGGCCGGACGGGGAACACATTACTGCCCCCATTGCCAGAAGTGA
- a CDS encoding nuclear transport factor 2 family protein, translating to MALPREGRALPHHEGHAIHKEIEALEEQWRQALISNNVGQMDHLLADDYIGISANGTVETKAESLAQRRAGTMRITALDITDMKVRVYGDTAVVTSQAHIEGTNGQSSIGGNYRYTRVYNRRLGQWKIVSFEASRMHDADARQHHD from the coding sequence ATGGCTCTCCCCCGCGAGGGACGAGCGCTTCCGCATCACGAAGGCCATGCGATCCACAAAGAGATCGAGGCGCTCGAAGAGCAGTGGCGGCAGGCCCTCATCTCGAATAACGTCGGCCAGATGGATCATCTCCTCGCTGACGACTACATCGGTATCAGCGCCAATGGAACCGTCGAGACCAAGGCAGAGTCGCTGGCGCAGCGCCGCGCAGGAACCATGCGCATCACCGCGCTCGATATCACGGACATGAAGGTGCGGGTGTACGGCGATACCGCGGTCGTCACCTCGCAGGCGCACATCGAAGGCACAAACGGCCAGAGCAGCATCGGCGGCAACTACCGCTATACCCGCGTCTACAACCGCCGCCTCGGCCAGTGGAAGATCGTCAGCTTCGAGGCGAGCCGCATGCATGATGCCGACGCCCGCCAGCATCATGATTAG
- a CDS encoding META domain-containing protein: MRIRMGFLVTAVVLAGATLLPGAWAQSKTTSHVGHTLTGTNWVLAEVHGESPENDTPQASIQLDAKTERLSGTGGCNRLLGSYETKLPATEAQPLHFKGVGSTMMACGAEAMQQEKSLLDALNATMAYRIRGTTLTLLGDASKDKTGKGRSVLARFEAADAIQAKETTAQPQ, encoded by the coding sequence ATGCGGATACGGATGGGATTCCTGGTGACGGCGGTGGTACTGGCGGGAGCCACTCTTCTGCCGGGAGCCTGGGCGCAGAGCAAGACCACCTCCCACGTGGGACATACGCTGACGGGCACAAACTGGGTGCTGGCCGAGGTCCATGGCGAGTCGCCGGAGAATGACACCCCGCAGGCCTCGATCCAGCTCGACGCGAAGACGGAGCGCCTCTCGGGAACCGGCGGGTGCAACCGGCTGCTGGGCAGCTATGAGACGAAGCTGCCCGCCACGGAGGCCCAGCCGCTGCACTTCAAAGGCGTGGGCTCGACGATGATGGCCTGCGGCGCCGAGGCGATGCAGCAGGAAAAGAGCCTGCTGGATGCCTTGAACGCAACCATGGCCTATCGCATCCGCGGAACAACGCTGACGCTGCTCGGCGACGCCTCCAAAGACAAGACCGGCAAAGGACGAAGCGTGCTGGCACGATTTGAGGCCGCGGACGCGATCCAGGCCAAGGAAACAACCGCCCAGCCTCAATAA
- a CDS encoding DUF2442 domain-containing protein: MVTHEEYVKANERAKALEVRVPKAVSASYDRRLRRVIVQLNSNLGIFFSPRDAEGLEYATPEQLHEIEISPSGYGLHFPRIDADLYLPSLLEGIFGSERWVAGSMGKRGGRSRSAAKVRAARENGKKGGRPKQKEAAQAELV, from the coding sequence ATGGTTACGCATGAAGAGTACGTAAAGGCCAACGAAAGGGCAAAGGCGCTCGAGGTGCGAGTGCCTAAGGCTGTCTCGGCCAGCTATGACCGCCGGCTTCGCCGCGTGATCGTGCAGCTCAATTCGAACCTGGGTATCTTCTTTTCTCCCAGAGATGCAGAGGGTCTGGAGTACGCCACCCCCGAGCAATTGCATGAAATCGAGATATCGCCCTCGGGGTACGGGTTGCACTTTCCCAGAATCGATGCAGATCTCTATCTGCCTTCTCTGCTTGAAGGCATCTTTGGTTCCGAGAGATGGGTGGCAGGCAGTATGGGGAAACGTGGAGGCAGATCGAGAAGCGCGGCTAAGGTCCGTGCCGCGCGGGAGAACGGTAAGAAAGGCGGCCGTCCAAAGCAAAAAGAAGCAGCCCAGGCCGAACTGGTCTGA
- a CDS encoding response regulator: MSTEQNQPEASHGEAQLPQQGQGQGQGHRRRRRRRKNKGGAPAEGQGAPQQAQQNQPRQPQPPQKAKSSQNRYFQKNGNGNGNGNGNGNGNRGRKNKPKKQQVFVGPMDHSYRGANGNVADAPPSTIDLRMVNGNVGSYGNDYGYYEPPPPPIREDAPIRIYCFIEDLFFLAKIQEVSKKTGVKVAFVKAEKDVLSKLTEGSEEERPALILFDLNNANAKPLTTIPKLRAKLKKGKTSIVGFLSHVQGDLKVKAVEAGCDTVMPRSAFSQNLPNLLRRHGAEEEEEEYGMAHVN; the protein is encoded by the coding sequence ATGAGCACAGAGCAGAACCAGCCAGAGGCATCCCACGGGGAGGCCCAGCTGCCCCAACAGGGTCAGGGTCAAGGCCAGGGGCATCGCAGACGCCGTCGGAGACGGAAGAATAAGGGCGGCGCACCAGCCGAGGGTCAAGGCGCTCCGCAGCAGGCGCAGCAGAATCAGCCCCGCCAGCCCCAGCCGCCGCAGAAGGCCAAATCCAGCCAGAACCGCTATTTCCAGAAGAACGGCAACGGAAATGGAAACGGCAATGGGAACGGGAACGGCAACCGCGGCCGGAAGAACAAGCCGAAGAAGCAGCAGGTCTTCGTTGGCCCGATGGATCACAGCTATCGCGGAGCGAACGGTAACGTGGCGGATGCGCCGCCTTCGACCATCGACCTGCGCATGGTAAACGGCAACGTGGGTTCCTACGGGAACGACTACGGCTACTACGAGCCGCCACCGCCGCCGATCCGCGAGGACGCTCCTATCCGCATCTATTGCTTCATCGAAGATCTCTTCTTCCTGGCGAAGATCCAGGAGGTCTCGAAGAAGACCGGCGTGAAGGTAGCCTTCGTGAAGGCCGAGAAAGACGTGCTCTCGAAGCTGACCGAGGGAAGCGAAGAAGAGCGGCCGGCGCTGATCCTCTTCGATCTGAACAACGCCAACGCCAAGCCGCTGACGACGATTCCGAAGCTGCGCGCGAAGCTCAAGAAGGGCAAGACCTCGATCGTCGGCTTCCTCTCGCACGTGCAGGGCGACCTCAAGGTAAAGGCCGTCGAAGCAGGCTGCGACACAGTGATGCCGCGTTCCGCCTTCAGCCAGAACCTGCCGAACCTGCTGCGCCGTCATGGCGCGGAGGAAGAGGAAGAAGAATACGGCATGGCCCACGTGAACTAG
- a CDS encoding phytoene desaturase family protein, with product MSLSPTARVLGRIGLPAPVHELAAQRWDAIIVGAGHNGLACAAYLARAGKRVLVLESRERVGGACTIEETFPGVRMSPCAYLAGLLHPLIVEELNLAARGFRWFPAVNGLFVPFLDGSSIQLWDDDQLCEEEIRAFAPHDLEGFRAMSDVIRRLRDALRPAVYEGSSKHGFGNHPGRDFWQGSAPTPEEIDHRLGNDLEARKVLYEWSMAEFVGAYLDDERLQSAYLGQGVIGTNASPFDPGTASIRFHHASGRLGGMPGMWGYVQGGMGMVSFYLCDAAREAGAVVAAGVPVAQIHPGAGVELEGGDRLLAPVVISNADPVRTLRMLGSAADPAWRAQVERVPIEGCTVKLNVLLRELPDFTARPGQLRPHHYGQINAPLTHEEWKAAFAASRRGELPEHLWCEIYFQSVHDPAVVPAGRHTMSIFAQYVPYRFAQGSWDTRRDEVRRLALKSLGRFCSNLDAAVIDAQVLGPPDIEEKVGLTGGHIFQGECLPPYMWSKRLAARTPMLGMYLCGAATHPGGSVIGINGRNAAMAVLADME from the coding sequence ATGTCTCTTTCGCCCACAGCCCGCGTCCTCGGCCGCATTGGCCTGCCCGCTCCTGTCCATGAGCTTGCCGCGCAGCGGTGGGATGCGATCATCGTCGGCGCCGGCCACAACGGCCTCGCCTGCGCAGCCTATCTCGCCCGCGCAGGCAAGCGCGTGCTGGTGCTCGAGAGCCGCGAGCGCGTTGGCGGAGCCTGCACCATCGAGGAAACCTTCCCCGGTGTGCGCATGTCTCCCTGCGCCTATCTCGCCGGGCTGCTCCACCCGCTCATCGTCGAAGAACTGAATCTCGCCGCCCGCGGTTTTCGCTGGTTTCCAGCCGTCAACGGCCTCTTCGTGCCGTTTCTCGACGGTTCCAGCATTCAGCTATGGGATGACGACCAGCTCTGCGAGGAAGAAATTCGCGCCTTCGCTCCGCACGATCTCGAAGGCTTCCGCGCCATGAGCGATGTCATCCGCCGCCTGCGCGACGCGCTGCGTCCGGCAGTGTACGAAGGCAGCTCGAAGCATGGCTTTGGCAACCATCCCGGGCGCGATTTCTGGCAGGGCTCCGCACCCACGCCCGAAGAGATCGACCATCGTCTCGGCAACGACCTCGAAGCCCGCAAAGTGCTCTACGAGTGGTCCATGGCCGAGTTCGTCGGCGCCTATCTCGACGACGAGCGCCTGCAGTCGGCCTATCTCGGCCAGGGCGTCATCGGCACCAACGCCAGTCCCTTCGATCCCGGCACCGCGTCCATCCGCTTTCACCATGCATCCGGCCGTCTCGGCGGCATGCCCGGCATGTGGGGATACGTCCAGGGCGGCATGGGCATGGTCTCGTTCTATCTCTGCGACGCCGCGCGCGAGGCTGGTGCCGTGGTCGCTGCGGGTGTGCCCGTCGCGCAGATTCATCCCGGTGCCGGCGTCGAGCTCGAAGGCGGCGACCGGCTCCTCGCGCCTGTGGTCATCTCCAACGCCGATCCCGTCCGCACCCTGCGCATGCTCGGTTCCGCTGCCGATCCTGCATGGCGAGCGCAGGTCGAGCGCGTTCCCATCGAAGGCTGCACCGTGAAGCTCAACGTGCTGCTGCGCGAGCTGCCTGACTTCACCGCGCGCCCCGGCCAGCTTCGGCCGCACCACTATGGCCAGATCAACGCCCCGCTCACCCACGAGGAGTGGAAGGCCGCCTTCGCCGCCTCGCGCCGCGGCGAGCTGCCCGAACACCTCTGGTGCGAGATCTACTTCCAGAGCGTGCACGACCCTGCCGTTGTGCCCGCTGGCCGGCACACCATGAGCATCTTCGCGCAGTATGTCCCCTATCGCTTCGCGCAGGGATCATGGGATACGCGCCGTGACGAGGTCCGCAGGCTCGCGCTCAAGTCGCTGGGCCGCTTCTGCTCGAATCTCGACGCTGCTGTGATCGACGCGCAGGTGCTCGGGCCGCCCGATATCGAAGAAAAGGTCGGCCTCACCGGCGGTCACATCTTCCAGGGCGAATGTCTCCCGCCTTACATGTGGTCAAAGCGCCTCGCCGCGCGGACGCCCATGCTCGGGATGTATCTCTGCGGTGCCGCAACGCACCCGGGAGGCTCGGTCATCGGCATCAACGGCCGCAACGCCGCGATGGCTGTGCTGGCGGATATGGAGTAA
- a CDS encoding adenylosuccinate synthase, translated as MRAKTAVVVGAQWGDEGKGKIVDVLSDRFAVVARYAGGHNAGHTVIIRGQKFVLQLVPCGVLRPDCQAVIGNGVVLDPMAFLKEVGKLRDLGVNVDGQLRISNRAQVILPYHRMIELAAESAPGRQKIGTTSRGIGPAYEDKMARNGLRVVDMMNRNLLKTHIENACHEKNAIAHALFGTEPLNPVQIYEDYARVAEQIAPFVADTSDLINTAIREGKSVMFEGAQGTMLDIDHGTYPFVTSSSATAGGACTGTGVGPTAIGTVIGVTKAYVTRVGEGPFPTESHDEAGEKIRARGNEFGAVTGRPRRCGWLDLPLLRYSNQVNGTEWLVITKMDVLDGLEEIPVCVGYEIDGKKVDSMPADVRGLESIKPIYTKLKGWSGSTEGITEFDRLPKEAQEYLRFQERESGAKIGMVSTGPDREQTMLLPEFAAALNALQA; from the coding sequence ATGCGCGCAAAGACAGCGGTAGTCGTGGGTGCCCAGTGGGGCGATGAGGGCAAGGGCAAGATCGTCGACGTACTTTCTGACCGGTTTGCGGTCGTAGCCCGTTACGCTGGCGGACACAATGCCGGCCACACCGTCATCATCCGTGGGCAGAAGTTCGTCCTCCAGCTCGTTCCCTGCGGCGTGCTCCGCCCCGACTGCCAGGCGGTCATCGGCAACGGCGTGGTGCTCGATCCCATGGCCTTCCTCAAGGAAGTCGGCAAGCTGCGTGACCTCGGCGTCAACGTCGACGGCCAGCTCCGCATCTCGAACCGCGCGCAGGTCATCCTGCCCTATCACCGCATGATCGAACTGGCCGCCGAGAGCGCTCCGGGCCGCCAGAAGATCGGCACCACCAGCCGTGGCATCGGCCCTGCGTATGAAGACAAGATGGCCCGCAACGGCCTGCGCGTCGTCGACATGATGAACCGCAACCTCCTCAAGACGCACATCGAGAACGCCTGCCACGAGAAGAACGCCATCGCGCACGCTCTCTTCGGCACCGAGCCTCTCAACCCGGTGCAGATCTACGAGGACTACGCCCGCGTCGCCGAGCAGATTGCGCCCTTCGTCGCCGACACCTCGGACCTGATCAATACGGCCATCCGCGAGGGCAAGAGCGTCATGTTCGAAGGTGCCCAGGGCACCATGCTCGACATCGACCACGGCACCTATCCGTTCGTGACTTCGTCCTCGGCGACCGCCGGCGGCGCGTGCACGGGCACCGGCGTCGGTCCCACGGCCATCGGCACGGTCATCGGCGTCACCAAGGCTTACGTCACCCGTGTGGGCGAAGGTCCGTTCCCGACCGAATCGCACGACGAGGCCGGCGAGAAGATCCGCGCCCGCGGCAACGAGTTCGGCGCCGTCACCGGCCGTCCGCGCCGCTGCGGCTGGCTCGACCTGCCGCTGCTGCGCTACTCCAACCAGGTCAACGGCACCGAGTGGCTGGTCATCACCAAGATGGACGTGCTCGACGGCCTCGAGGAGATCCCGGTCTGCGTCGGGTACGAGATCGACGGCAAGAAGGTCGACTCCATGCCTGCCGATGTCCGCGGCCTCGAATCGATCAAGCCCATCTACACCAAGCTCAAGGGCTGGTCCGGTTCGACGGAAGGCATCACCGAGTTCGACCGTCTGCCGAAGGAAGCCCAGGAGTACCTGCGCTTCCAGGAGCGTGAGTCCGGCGCCAAGATCGGCATGGTTTCCACCGGTCCGGACCGCGAGCAGACCATGCTTCTGCCCGAGTTCGCCGCCGCCCTCAACGCGCTTCAGGCATAA
- a CDS encoding M20 family metallopeptidase has protein sequence METLRALVEVESPSDEKAAVDRCMDLAATMAQKLGGKIHRHRQKVFGDILEARFFTSGARGRKPILLLGHLDTVWPMGTLAKMPFRVAEGRVWGPGTLDMKAGVAMAFTAIGILNQLPAKQRRPITLLLVSDEEVGSTASRTITEKIAQECEAVYVLEPAQGLEPGAYKTARKGIGHYRIHVRGVAAHSGVDFGKGHSAIHELAHQVGIIAGFTELQRGITVNIGTIQGGSRSNVVAAEASAEVDVRIAKRSDVARVERKFRQLRANDRGCVLTVEGGLNRPPMERTRGTVALYRRAKTLAQNLGFSLQEAATGGGSDGNFTSALGIPTLDGMGAVGEGAHAAHESLLVKELAPRTALLTAMLLEPEG, from the coding sequence ATGGAAACGCTTCGCGCCCTGGTCGAGGTCGAATCTCCCAGTGACGAGAAAGCCGCAGTGGACCGCTGCATGGATCTGGCGGCAACGATGGCGCAGAAACTCGGCGGCAAAATCCACCGGCACCGGCAGAAGGTTTTTGGCGACATCCTCGAAGCGCGCTTCTTTACCTCCGGAGCGCGGGGACGCAAGCCGATCCTGCTGCTGGGCCACCTGGACACGGTGTGGCCGATGGGAACCCTGGCGAAGATGCCCTTCCGTGTAGCGGAGGGCCGCGTGTGGGGACCGGGAACGCTGGACATGAAGGCCGGCGTGGCGATGGCCTTCACGGCGATCGGCATCCTGAACCAGCTTCCGGCGAAGCAGCGGCGGCCCATCACGCTGTTGCTGGTGAGCGACGAGGAGGTCGGCAGCACGGCCTCGCGGACGATCACGGAGAAGATCGCGCAGGAGTGCGAGGCGGTCTACGTGCTGGAGCCAGCGCAGGGCCTCGAACCGGGCGCATACAAGACTGCGCGCAAGGGGATCGGACACTACCGCATCCATGTGCGGGGCGTGGCGGCACACAGCGGCGTGGACTTCGGCAAGGGGCATTCGGCCATCCACGAGCTGGCGCACCAGGTTGGCATCATTGCCGGGTTCACCGAATTACAACGGGGCATCACGGTAAATATTGGAACTATTCAGGGGGGAAGCCGGTCTAACGTGGTAGCAGCTGAGGCATCGGCCGAGGTGGACGTGCGGATTGCGAAGCGATCGGACGTAGCGCGGGTGGAGCGGAAGTTCCGGCAGTTGCGCGCAAACGATCGCGGTTGCGTCCTGACGGTAGAGGGTGGATTGAACCGGCCTCCGATGGAACGGACGCGGGGAACGGTGGCACTTTACCGGCGGGCCAAAACTCTCGCGCAGAACCTGGGTTTCAGCCTTCAAGAGGCGGCCACGGGCGGCGGATCGGATGGCAACTTTACCTCCGCGCTCGGTATTCCAACGCTGGATGGAATGGGTGCCGTGGGAGAAGGCGCGCACGCAGCGCATGAATCCCTGCTGGTAAAAGAACTGGCGCCACGGACGGCGCTGCTCACCGCGATGCTGTTAGAACCGGAAGGATGA
- a CDS encoding putative quinol monooxygenase: MIHRSEPPIPGAILEESVSQADKHSIISFTVRMKFKPEDRASIHEALRALTEASRQEPGCASYIPHLVEGEPDTVVIYEQYRGGEALEAHRASPHFQKYAVGVLYQRMLEREVENLDALA, encoded by the coding sequence TTGATCCACCGTTCCGAACCGCCCATCCCCGGGGCCATTCTCGAGGAATCCGTGAGCCAGGCTGACAAGCATTCCATCATCAGTTTCACCGTCCGCATGAAATTCAAACCCGAAGACCGCGCCAGTATCCATGAGGCGCTGCGCGCGCTTACCGAGGCCTCGCGTCAGGAGCCCGGTTGCGCGAGCTACATCCCGCATTTGGTCGAAGGAGAGCCTGACACGGTGGTTATTTACGAGCAGTACCGCGGTGGGGAGGCTCTCGAAGCCCATCGCGCCTCCCCGCACTTCCAGAAATATGCGGTCGGCGTGCTCTATCAGCGCATGCTCGAGCGCGAAGTCGAGAACCTCGACGCCCTGGCATAG
- the lpxC gene encoding UDP-3-O-acyl-N-acetylglucosamine deacetylase yields the protein MNPTAHYEQTLQQAVSFSGIGLHSGAPVQMRMLPAPAGTGILFRRTDLDNFEIAASGRNVAKVSYATSLMRKGVLISTTEHLLSALIGLGVDNVIVELDNLELPILDGSAQPYVEAFRAAGLKLQRRRREYIRILKTVEVREGDKFIGVYPGDGYRVSYKIDFPSPIGAQGFDIDLAARSYDTQIAPARTFGFKEDEQKLRDMGLIRGVSDTSAIILDRKGVLNGPLRFNDEFVRHKVLDLIGDLALAGHQILGHVVAERAGHAMHTALVSRLLKDRSAWELATLQPAAARAPMQPHTRVAARTALAAV from the coding sequence TTGAACCCGACAGCGCATTACGAGCAGACGCTGCAACAGGCAGTTAGCTTCTCCGGCATTGGACTTCATAGCGGAGCTCCCGTCCAGATGAGGATGCTGCCCGCTCCTGCCGGCACCGGTATTCTCTTCCGGCGTACCGACCTCGACAACTTTGAAATTGCCGCCAGCGGCCGCAACGTGGCCAAGGTCAGCTACGCCACCAGCCTCATGCGCAAGGGTGTGCTCATCTCCACCACCGAGCATCTGCTCTCCGCGCTCATCGGCCTTGGCGTCGATAACGTCATCGTCGAGCTCGACAACCTCGAGCTGCCCATCCTCGACGGCAGCGCCCAGCCCTACGTCGAAGCCTTCCGCGCTGCCGGCCTCAAGCTCCAGCGCCGCCGCCGCGAGTACATCCGCATTCTCAAGACCGTCGAAGTGCGCGAAGGCGACAAGTTCATCGGTGTCTATCCCGGGGACGGCTATCGTGTCTCCTACAAGATCGACTTCCCCTCGCCCATTGGCGCGCAGGGCTTCGATATCGATCTCGCCGCCCGCAGCTACGACACGCAGATTGCCCCGGCACGCACCTTCGGCTTCAAGGAAGATGAGCAGAAGCTGCGCGATATGGGCCTGATCCGCGGTGTTTCCGATACCAGCGCCATCATTCTCGATCGCAAAGGCGTGCTCAACGGTCCGCTGCGCTTCAACGACGAGTTCGTGCGCCACAAGGTGCTCGACCTCATCGGCGACCTGGCGCTCGCGGGCCATCAGATTCTCGGCCACGTCGTTGCCGAGCGCGCCGGCCACGCCATGCATACCGCGCTGGTTTCGCGCCTGCTCAAGGACAGATCGGCATGGGAGCTGGCGACTCTCCAGCCCGCCGCCGCAAGGGCTCCGATGCAGCCTCATACCCGCGTTGCCGCGCGCACCGCACTGGCTGCGGTCTAA
- a CDS encoding DUF4160 domain-containing protein, translating into MPTVLRIAGLRVTIYSNDHRPAHVHVIGKGHEAVFHLNCPQGPASLRENFGFAQHELSAIQKALGEHIPQLCLAWEEMHGYA; encoded by the coding sequence GTGCCGACCGTTCTCCGGATCGCTGGTCTTCGCGTCACGATCTATTCGAATGACCATCGGCCTGCGCACGTACACGTCATCGGCAAGGGGCATGAAGCGGTCTTTCATCTGAATTGCCCTCAGGGACCGGCAAGTCTTCGAGAGAACTTCGGTTTTGCTCAGCACGAACTGAGTGCGATACAGAAGGCCCTGGGTGAGCATATTCCACAGCTTTGTCTAGCCTGGGAGGAGATGCATGGTTACGCATGA
- a CDS encoding lactonase family protein gives MNRRRFLRTALQGAAIAPLAARGWRAFAADAGSADTGQQLLYVGTQTLKTSKGIYAYSFDASTGTLTQKGLAAWADNPTYLVFSPDKKYLYAANEIDHFGGAKSGGVSAFAVDAAAAKLNFLNAVPADGYGTTHVTVDHTGKAVFAASYDSGSAVSFHVENDGRLSMPVSHFQYTGHGPDKERQTSPHAHWVTVSPDNRSLFVNDLGLDCIHIYKLDAATAKLTPGTPEAWHSDPGAGPRSLLFHPNGKIAYCVEEMSSMIVVLDWNAAKGTLTSVQKVSTRTENWTGPTATGCKMVLTGDGLFAYACDRGDNTITSFKVDPETGKLTQLGRVSCGGDIPRHIALDKSEKWLLVANQVSDTISVIARDSVAGTLASTSKTFALSRPQCLLFY, from the coding sequence ATGAATCGCCGCAGGTTTCTTCGCACCGCACTCCAGGGAGCGGCTATCGCCCCGCTCGCAGCGCGTGGATGGCGCGCTTTTGCCGCAGACGCCGGCTCTGCCGATACAGGCCAGCAGCTGCTCTATGTCGGCACGCAGACACTGAAGACCAGCAAGGGTATCTATGCGTACAGCTTCGATGCCTCGACCGGCACGCTGACGCAAAAGGGCCTCGCGGCCTGGGCCGATAACCCAACCTACCTCGTATTCTCGCCAGACAAGAAGTATCTCTATGCGGCGAACGAGATCGACCATTTCGGCGGAGCGAAGTCGGGCGGCGTGAGCGCGTTCGCGGTCGATGCGGCAGCGGCGAAGCTGAACTTCCTGAACGCCGTCCCTGCGGACGGCTATGGCACCACGCACGTCACTGTCGATCACACCGGCAAGGCCGTCTTCGCGGCCAGCTATGACAGCGGCAGCGCCGTCTCATTCCACGTGGAGAACGACGGCCGCCTGAGCATGCCGGTCTCGCACTTCCAGTACACCGGCCATGGTCCGGACAAGGAACGGCAGACCAGCCCGCATGCGCACTGGGTGACGGTTTCTCCGGATAACCGCTCCCTGTTTGTGAACGATCTCGGCCTGGACTGCATTCACATCTACAAGCTGGACGCGGCGACAGCGAAGCTGACGCCGGGCACGCCGGAGGCATGGCACTCGGATCCGGGCGCCGGCCCGCGCTCGCTGCTCTTCCATCCGAACGGCAAGATCGCCTACTGCGTGGAAGAGATGTCCTCCATGATCGTGGTGCTGGATTGGAATGCGGCCAAAGGCACATTGACCAGCGTGCAGAAGGTGAGCACCCGCACCGAAAACTGGACGGGGCCGACGGCTACCGGCTGCAAAATGGTGCTGACCGGCGATGGCCTTTTCGCCTACGCCTGCGACCGCGGCGACAACACGATCACCAGCTTCAAGGTCGATCCCGAGACGGGCAAATTGACGCAGCTGGGACGCGTCTCCTGCGGCGGCGACATTCCGCGCCATATTGCGCTGGATAAGAGCGAGAAATGGCTGCTGGTCGCCAACCAGGTGTCGGATACGATCTCGGTCATCGCGCGCGACAGCGTGGCGGGTACGCTGGCGTCCACATCGAAGACCTTCGCGCTCTCGCGGCCGCAGTGCCTGTTGTTTTACTGA